In the genome of Anguilla anguilla isolate fAngAng1 chromosome 15, fAngAng1.pri, whole genome shotgun sequence, the window CCGCATTGTGATATAACAGCACACAGTCACCCTCAGCATTGTGATATAACAGCACACAGTCACCCTCAGCATTGTGATAtaacagcacagtcaccctcaGCATTGTGATCTAATAGCACACAGTCACCCTCAGCATTGTGATCTAACTGCACACAGTCACCCTCAGCATTGTGATATAACAGCACACAGTCACCCTCAGCATTGTGATATAACAGCACACAGTCACCCTCAGCATTGTGATATAACAGCACACAGTCACCCTCAGCATTGTGATCTAACAGCACAGTCACCTTCAGCATTGTGATCTAACTGCACACAATCACCCTCAGCATTGTGATCTAACACACAGTCATCCTCAGCATTGTGGTcttacagcacagtcaccctcaACATTGTGATAAAATTGCTCATAAGGGCCtttaattagattttatatCCCGTCTAGGATGGTCAGCTCCACAACACGTGGGGAAGTTTGTTTCGGTTTTGCCATTTGCTTTCTGAAGAACTCTCCGGGTGACATTTTACCGCCCTGTTGCTCCTCCTCAGGACAAGCAGTCGTGGCAGAACGAGTACGAGGTGTACTCCCTCAGCGGCATGCAGCACGAGAACCTACTCCACTTCATCGGCGCCGAGAAGAGGGGCACCAACCTGGACGTGGAGCTGTGGCTCATCACCGCGTACCACGAGAAGGTAACCGCCGAAATTCCAGGCTCagctagccccgcccccctactCCAGAGGTCGTAGGTCGTCGGTCCTGCGGACCGGCCGGAGACTGGAACACATTCCTCAGCCAGCTGCTCATCTCAGACAATGCGTGGGAAATGCCTTCTCTTTTCTGGGAAATGATCGTCACGCAGTCGCGCTGCCAGAACCGGCATCGACCAATGGGATCGCAGTGatgaaatgttttgtcaatgcCTGAGGAATTTTGGTGTGGCAGGAAAGAGGTGGTACTGTAAATAACCGTGTTTCCACGGCAGTGTCGACAAGGTGAATGCTTGCACAGTGTTGCCCTCCAGTGGCCGAGGGGGGTTACTACAGGTCATTTTAGCGCACGGCCACGGAATGGGCAGCATGTGCTGTGGAAGGTCTTCCTGGTTTGAATGAATGGAATTCTCCCTCAGGGTTCGCTGACAGACTACCTGAAGGCCAACGTGGTGTCCTGGAACGAGCTGTGCCACATCGCCCAGACCATGGCGAGGGGGCTGGCCTACCTGCACGAGGACATCCCGGGCCTGAAGGACGGCCACAAGCCTGCCGTCGCCCACAGGTGCGTTTCCATTGGCCGGCTCAGCGCCTCGGCCCGCTCTCGTTGGCCAGCCCGCCCTGCCCGCGCGCCACCTCCCCTGTCCGGGCCCAGACGCCTGTCTTTCCtctgccacaccccccccccccaaccccccactctGCGGGGTGCATTATTAAAGGGTCTCTGGGGAGCAGGGCCGCCCCGCCTCTCCCCTAATGTCATCTGACAGCGCGCTTCATTACGGATGATAAATTATGTTCACCTCGCGACTCATCCCCAAGCCATGTAATGCATTCCTCTcagcgcacccccccccaatcccccgcTGAACTCGCTACGCACTTACCCTGGCCTACTTCCTACATCctttccccgtctctctccatctcactcactcactcactctctctctctctccccctctctctctcactctgactcactcactctctcccgtttttcccctctcattctcactcgctcgctccctctatctctctctctctatctctctctcactgtcgctcaatttgtctccctctctcccccctctcattctgactcactctctctctctctgtatgtgccTGTCTCTCGCCCCTGGGAGCGCAGGGACATTAAGAGTAAGAACGTTCTGCTGAAGAGCAACCTGACGGCCTGCATCGCGGACTTCGGCCTGGCTCTCAAGTTCGAGGCGGGGAAGTCTGCCGGAGACACGCACGGGCAGGTGAGCGCtggaaatcacatttattttcagatttgttttacatcatttcatattttaggGCTAGGCTATCAGGCCTTGATCAAGAAGCTTGCTTCTGAGCAGTTTctagtcagctagctagctgagcTAATTCTGTAAGCTAGCTCCCAAGCGTTAGTTATACTATTCAACATAAAAACCTGCTGTTATTATAGTTACAACAGTAGTCAGAACTAGCTCACCTGTATTGAGGTATGTATGTGTTattatgtctgtgtatgtaatgtaatggtaatggggctatgtgtatgtaatgtaatggtaatggggctgtgtgtatgatgtatttgtatgtaatgtaatcttaaTGGGGctatgtgtatgtaatgtaatggtaatggGGCTGTGTTTGGTGCAGGTCGGTACGAGGCGCTACATGGCTCCTGAGGTGTTGGAGGGCGCCATAAACTTCCAGCGAGACGCCTTCCTGAGGATCGACATGTACGCCATCGGGCTGGTGCTCTGGGAGCTGGCCGCCCGCTGCACTGCGGCCGACGGTAAGAACAGCCTTACCGCCGGCATGTACATCTGagcggcagtgtgtgtgagagtgtgtgtgtgtgtgtgtgtgagagtgtgtgagagtgtgtgagagtgtgtgagagtgtgtgagagtgtgtgtgtgtgtgtgtgagtgtatttgtgtgtgtctgtgtctgtgtgtgtgtgtgtgcccgtgcgcTCGTGTACGTGTAtaggcacgtgtgtgtgtgtgcgcgtgagtgtgtatgtgtgtgtgtgtgtgtgtgtgtgtgtgtttaagtgtactctgtgtgtgtgtgtgtgtgtgtgtttaagtgtacttatgtgtgtgtgtgtgtgcgtgcgtgtgtgtgtgtgtttaagtgtactctgtgtgtgtgtgtgtgtgtgtgtgtgtttaagtgtacttgtgtgcgtgcgtgcatgcgtgcgtgcgtgcgtgtgtgtgtgacagtactCACAGCTCAGTggcctcctctctgctcccctTTGCTCCAGGCCCTGTGGATGAGTACATGCTGCCGtttgaggaggaggtggggcaGCACCCCTCCCTGGAGGACATGCAGGAGGTGGTGGTGCATAAGAAACTGCGGCCCCCTCTGAGAGAGTGCTGGCAGAAACATGCTGTGAGTACCTGCGCCTTCGCTCTCTgcacctcccctctcccccctctctgcacctccctccctcagcacctcccctctcccccctctctgcaccTTCTCCTTTATGTGCTGCAGTAAtgggtgtgtctctgtgctgcagtaatgggtgtgtctgtgctgcagtaatgggtgtgtctgtgctgcagtaatgggtgtgtctgtgctgcagtaatggGTGTGTCTCTGGGCTGCAGTAACGggcgtgtctctgtgctgcagtaatgggtgtgtctgtgctgcagtaacgggtgtgtctgtgctgcagtaacgggtgagtctgtgctgcagtaatgggcttgtctctgtgctgcagtaatgggtgtgtctgtgctgcagtaatgggtgtgtctctgtgctgtagaaacaggcgtgtctgtgctgcagtaacaggtgtgtctgtgctgcagtaacgggtgagtctgtgctgcagtaatgggcgtgtctgtgctgcagtaatgggtagtctgtgctgcagtaatgggtgtgtctgtgctgctgtaacggttgtgtctgtgctgcagtaatgggcgtgtctctgtgctgcagtaacgggcgtgtctgtgctgcagtaatgggtgtgtctctgtgctgcagtaatgggcgtgtctctgtgctgcagtaatgggcgtgtctgtgctgcagtaatgggtgtgtctgtgctgctgtaacggttgtgtctgtgctgcagtaatgggtgtgtctgtgctgcagtaacggGTGTGTCTCTGGGCTGCAGTAACGggcgtgtctctgtgctgcagtaacgtttgtgtctgtgctgcagtaacgggtgtgtctctgtgctgcagtaacggttctgtctctgtgctgcagtaacgggtgtgtctgtgctgcagtaatgggcgtgtctctgtgctgcagtaacgggtgtgtctgtgctgcagtaatgggcgtgtctctgtgctgcagtaacgcttgtgtctgtgctgcagtaacgggtgtgtctctgtgctgcagtaacgggtgtctctgtgctgcagtaacgcttgtgtctgtgctgcagtaatgggcgtgtctctgtgctgcagtaacgtttgtgtctgtgctgcagtaacgggtgtgtctctgtgctgcagtaacggttctgtctctgtgctgcagtaacgcttgtgtctgtgctgcagtaacgggtgtgtctctgtgctgcagtaacgggtgtctctgtgctgcagtaacgcttgtgtctgtgctgcagtaatgggcgtgtctctgtgctgcagtaatgggtgtgtctgtgctgcagtaatgggcgtgtctctgtgctgcagtaacgggtgtgtctctgtgctgcagtaacgggtgtctctgtgctgcagtaacgcttgtgtctgtgctgcagtaatgggcgtgtctctgtgctgcagtaacgggtgtctctgtgctgcagtaacgcttgtgtctgtgctgcagtaacgggtgtctctgtgctgcagtaacgcttgtgtctgtgctgcagtaacgggtgtctctgtgctgcagggctTGTCCATGCTGTGTGAGACCATAGAGGAGTGCTGGGATCACGAGGCAGAAGCTCGCCTTTCGGCCGGCTGTGTGGAAGAGCGCATCATCCAGATGCAGCGGCAGACCAACATCATCGCCCCGGAGGAGATCGTCACCGTCGTCACCATGGTGACCAACGTGGACTTCCCGCCCAAAGAGTCCAGCTTGTGATGGCCTCTGCCAGTGGCATCAGAAGTGCACTGACCACCGAGACAGGCCTGATGAGCCTCTGAACCACTGCATTTGTGTACGGAGGGTCCAGCCCGCTCCACTCCacaaaactcacacacacccctgcgTTTGTGTACGGATGGTCCGGCCCGCTACACaaaactcaacacacacccctgcgTTTGTGTACAGATGGTCCGGCCCGCTACGCaaaactcaacacacacccctgcgTTTGTGTACAGATGGTCCGGCTCACTCCACaaaactcaacacacacccctgagTTTGTGTACAGATGGTCCGGCCCGCTCCACaaaactcaacacacacccctgcgTTTCTGTACAGATGGTCCGGTCCACTCCACaaaactcaacacacacccctgcaaTTGTGTACAGGTGGTCCGGCCCGCTCCacaaaactcacacacacccctgcattTGTGTACGGATGGTCCGGCCCGCTCCACAAAACTGAACACGCACCCCTGCATTTGTGTACGGATGGTCCGGCCCGCTCCACAAAACTCAACACGCacccctgtgtttgtgtactgaTGGTCCGGCCCACTCCACaaaactcaacacacacccctgagTTTGTGTACAGATGGTCCGGCCCGCTCCACaaaactcaacacacacccctgcgTTTCTGTACAGATGGTTCGGTCCACTCCACaaaactcaacacacacccctgcgTTTCTGTACAGATGGTTCGGTCCGCTTCACaaaactcaacacacacccctgtgtttgtgtacagatGGTCCGGCCCGCTCTACaaaactcaacacacacccctgtgtttgtgtatagaTGGTCCGGCCCACTCCACAAAACTCAACACATACCCCTGCATTTGTGTACAGATGGTCCGGCCCGCTCCACAAAACTCAACACGCACCCCTGCGTTTGTGTACAGATGGTCCAGCCGCCCATATTCAGGAATATCAGCCTCAGACTGGTTCCTACCAGCACCAACTTAGCTACATGCGTGCCTGAAGACATTAGCCTGACACAGGCCCACAGTGGGAGAGACCATACCACAGTCATCCAGTCTGGAGTCTTCACCATAGAAACGCGGAATCGTCTGCTTGGCAACCGGTCAGCGTCGTTCGAGTCAAACTTTGGGCAggcgatttttttttctctttgtatcGAAAAAGAACTTCATCAAACGGACTTCTGCTAGTTTTtctaagaaaaagaaaaatggagaaaaaaagacccacaccatgcatttcatttcagtataaAAAGGGCGACTTGTTTTTAAACGCATTTGCTGTTTTCGTGTTTATATAAGTGACTATTGTAATGCCAATAAGAAACAGCTTCTGAATGTGGTGCAATGCTGCTGTGTACCTCCATcaacggggaaaaaaaacaaaacatgtaatCAAGGGTATTTGATGGGATTCACCTCCAAGCATTACTTTAAATAACCATAAACCTCCCTCAACAAGGAAATACCTCAGTTCCACCTCTAACACTAAAAACAATCCAAAACATTCAGATGAAACCTGTTCCGTCTCGGTTAATTTTTTACACgacggaagaaaaaaaacaaaacggagAGAAAACGAGAGTCGGCGGCGTTTTTAACCGAGTATGCCAATAGCTAACGGCCATGTGCGCGTCTGAATCTTCTCCTCTATTCCGCCTCTCCTGCTCGTGGCTTCTGTTCTATCGTTTGCCCTGCTGTTTTAGAAGCAATTCTTCTTGAATCATTTAATTACTGCTGTTGTGTTTATAAAAGTTTATTGCTCTTACAAGTGTAGTTAGGAGAAACAAAACCCTGAAAATCTGAActgcagaaacattttaaagcacTTCCCTCTGTAGAtttgctgtgtctgtgtaatATTTAAAGATATGTGTACGCCTTTTTgccattcgttttttttttttttttttttttgcccccctcTGTGAGTTGAGGCTGGTATCTCtcgctgtctttctctctctctctctcgggttaGCGTGCTGGTATCAGTGTACCGAACACATCTCAGGAATCCATTTCAGATCCACCCTTTCTGCTTTGAGCCACAAGTGacttctctgtctccctctctccgtctctctctctctctctctctctctctctctctctctctctctcatcctggTGCCATTATCTCCTGCTGAGTGCTCAGTGTGGATGCTGCAGCTCTGACCGGGACACAAAGCACACAAGTCTCATCGTTAAGGGCCTCTGCTGGGTAGCGTGAGTCTCATCGTTAGGAGCTTGGCTGGGTAGCGTGAGTCTCAAGGTTAGGAGCTTGGCTGGGTAGCATGAGTCTCATCATTAGAAGCATCGTTGGGTAGCGTGAGTCTCATCATTCGGTGCTTCGCTGGGTAGCGTGAGTCTCATCGTTAGGAGCTTGGCTGGGTAGCACGAGTCTCATCGTTAGGAGCTTGGCTGGGTAGCGTGAGTCTCATTGTTAGGAGCTCTGCTGGGTAGCAGGAGTCTCATCGTTAGGAGCTTGGCTGGGTAGAGCCAGCTCCAGGCTAACCACGCAGCAGGAGCCGTTCCTAACGTCCCGGAGAGCCGTTTGGTAGGACTCTCCGAATTCCAGGCCCCGCGACGTGCAGCCAGCACCACAGCCGCGCTAACCTTCACACCGGCTTTCCGCACAGACTCGTTTCTGTGCCGGCTTTCCTTTCTACACAGGAGCTGCATCAGGGATACAGTACTATGCTTTACTAAAAGTACCGATATGCAATCAGCAAAGGTTTAGTAACTTTTACACAAACTGTAGCATTTCTGAACCAGTTTCATTCGCTGGCTGACAGTCGCAGGCCGCATGGTAACTGtaaggggtggagggggggagggggtggaggtcagcagtttcccccctccccaagccccccccccccccccccatcggcGCTCTTAAAGGCCGGCGGGGTGGGTCTGGCGGCTCACTCGTTGCTCCAGCACGTAGGCCCGGCTGCGCTCGAACCCGGGAACAGCAGCGCACGTCACCCCCATcaccgtccgtccgtctgtccgcaCCGTTGCACTCCCAgcgcggaggggcggggctaaggcAGATATGCAAATCTTACCGTGTGCACACCTGCCTCGTTTCATCTCCTCTGTCGTCGTGCTAAAGAAACTGAATGTAGCCGTGTGACCCGCCCACAGGTGGGTTGTTCGTATCGTCTAGGTGTCCTTTGTCTCACCGCCCCcccttcagttatttttttttccccccctttttaataCTAAGGCTTTTTGGACAATCCCGTCCTGCACCTGTTGCTGTACAGATATTCTATATATGCCCCCCCcctaaagaaaatatatatatatattaatggGGGGACCGGGGCAGTGCCCAGTACTCTGGAAAGTATGGAGCggttttacatatttgtgtaccgtgagctccgtaatgtttgggacaaagatgtttttgtttttttaaactgacttCAAGCAGTTATTGCATGTAATGGATATGCAACAagtgactactttcatttacataactttaacatgtcccaaacattatggtgccctgaaaaaAGGGACTATggataaaaagttctgtaatttatacatggtggAACAgctgtgtattaaaaaaacccttaaataaataaatgccctttaataaaagctgagaatgtgcactttaaccacattgtTTGTTTATGAATCTAAAATTtatgtacagagccaaatcaagggcTCCCAaatgtttgtcccaaacattatggagctcacaggatattatatatatatatatatatatatatgtaaaacagatCCATCAATTCCAGAGCGCTGGGCACTGTCCTCTCCCCTCATTAACAAAAGCCAAATCCCCCCTCAAGTCATTGGCTGCAGACTTCATGGAATGcacattatgtaaatatgaatgtcGTTTTTAGATTGTGAATTTAGCATGAtgttgttttgccattttatatcataacacaaaaaaaatttagaaaaaaagaaaatccttcATAAAGTACttattccaaaataaatttttttacattttgtatatcTCTATTTTTAATTGTACTAATTTATGTCAAAGTCCGCGGTCACCACGGTCACCCCTCGCTGCGGATGGCACCCTGGATCGACGTGTCGTTTACCTCGGCTAAAGCGCAACCCTTTCCCTGTTTGACCAGCAGtgggttttttcctttttttttctttcccttttccttttctgaaaGCGGTTCAGTTTTGTGACACATTACCTCTCGATTATGCCAGAAAGCTAACACTGCTAAACTGTGTTAGCTTTGAATCTCTATACCCAGCCATGTTCTGTACATCCTGGTCTCAAagctcccttcctcccccttctGTAAAAACTTGCCATTTTCTATTGTTTTGCAAGTATTTAATAGTTGCAGAGGCCTGATTGGAAGTGATTGTTAAATATTGTACAGAAATTGTATGTTGCCCTCCTCCCCCATAAAATAAAGTATAGCTCTGATTGGTCTCTACACTTCGCTGTTGTGGAGCATCCATAATGCTCTGGTCACATGGTCTGTGATGTAATTAGCTGTACAGTTATTATATTTGACACAGAAGTACAGTAAACGTATGCATAATTGTATTTATGACAATCTGCCatttaaaagtattattttaacTTGTATGCTGATTAGCATAGCCAGAAATAAAACTACATACTAGAATCTTCTGAAAATGTAACTAGCCCAAAGGCATATTTTAgtcctttttccattttaaaatatcctgTTGAGAGCGTTTCATTATATTGACTGCTATTCATCAGAAGCCTGTATCCATGGTAACAGTGAGTTTGACAGTAATACTTATTCTGCTGTACAGgatacaaataaatgtgaacGTTTTTCAAGAACTAACTGGTGTACTGGTTAAACGTGTActtgtacacgcacacacaaaattccCCCGACTCCGTCATTCACGTTGAGTGTTCAAGATTAAACGTAATTCCTGTGATGCTTCctgcatgtgtaaatgtgaaatgGTAATTCAAAAAATTTCCACTAGATGGTGATAGCTTTCTGCGGTTTTTCCTTGCAGTTTCAATAATGCTAGTGATTGTGCCGTGTAGTGGCTTCACGTACATAAAAGAATACGATGCTCGGGTGAGTCAGCgcttatatattattatttttatttatttgataacaAGCTACTCTGGCATATTGCATTCACGGCATGTTGAGAATAGGAGGATTCAGACATGTAACAGAAAGTAAGTTTATTATGTTAGGGCTTAT includes:
- the LOC118214263 gene encoding activin receptor type-2A isoform X2, with the translated sequence MGTATKLAFAVFLISCSSGAILGRSETQECMYYNASWEKDHTNRSGVERCADEKDKRRHCFATWKNVSGSVEVVKQGCWLDDINCYDSGECVEKKEDPDVFFCCCEGNKCNEKFFYSPDTQLVQTTSNPPKPPLFSTLLYSLVPIMGIAAVLLFSFWMYRHHKLAYPPVLVPTQDPGPTPPSPILGQKPLQLLEVKARGRFGCVWKAQLLNEYVAVKIFPIQDKQSWQNEYEVYSLSGMQHENLLHFIGAEKRGTNLDVELWLITAYHEKGSLTDYLKANVVSWNELCHIAQTMARGLAYLHEDIPGLKDGHKPAVAHRDIKSKNVLLKSNLTACIADFGLALKFEAGKSAGDTHGQVGTRRYMAPEVLEGAINFQRDAFLRIDMYAIGLVLWELAARCTAADGPVDEYMLPFEEEVGQHPSLEDMQEVVVHKKLRPPLRECWQKHAGLSMLCETIEECWDHEAEARLSAGCVEERIIQMQRQTNIIAPEEIVTVVTMVTNVDFPPKESSL
- the LOC118214263 gene encoding activin receptor type-2A isoform X1 yields the protein MGTATKLAFAVFLISCSSGAILGRSETQECMYYNASWEKDHTNRSGVERCADEKDKRRHCFATWKNVSGSVEVVKQGCWLDDINCYDSGECVEKKEDPDVFFCCCEGNKCNEKFFYSPDTQLVQTTSNPPKPPLFSTLLYSLVPIMGIAAVLLFSFWMYRHHKLAYPPVLVPTQHAFHIMIEDPGPTPPSPILGQKPLQLLEVKARGRFGCVWKAQLLNEYVAVKIFPIQDKQSWQNEYEVYSLSGMQHENLLHFIGAEKRGTNLDVELWLITAYHEKGSLTDYLKANVVSWNELCHIAQTMARGLAYLHEDIPGLKDGHKPAVAHRDIKSKNVLLKSNLTACIADFGLALKFEAGKSAGDTHGQVGTRRYMAPEVLEGAINFQRDAFLRIDMYAIGLVLWELAARCTAADGPVDEYMLPFEEEVGQHPSLEDMQEVVVHKKLRPPLRECWQKHAGLSMLCETIEECWDHEAEARLSAGCVEERIIQMQRQTNIIAPEEIVTVVTMVTNVDFPPKESSL